In Opitutaceae bacterium TAV5, one genomic interval encodes:
- a CDS encoding heparinase, which translates to MKPTRLILFLATATGLIAASAPSADVTPSPARIDEIATLLPAEPGFCGPPRPDRAAWKEFATRFGGRVIPPADKARLQPPPLLTDEDRLEYSRTGKRGGDYAKNSDQRRYRLKIFTLAECAVDDGRFVPAITAELEAMLAEKTWVAPAHDGKLLNYRGELVDVDLMAATNAAMIGTSLALVGDKLPADLVSRTRAELRRRIFDPYLNRLRDPENRRCYWIAVDHNWNAVCHAGVVLAALTALPDLRLRAEIVAGAEKNLPRYVHGFPADGYCLEGLGYWNYGFSHYVALAETLLRQTAGKVNLYADPRVKEIAAFPVDLEMTPGLYPYFGDSRLDAQPMWWINRLANPRLGLPPPAADKLDPADPGPFLYSVGLTAFPLPPKDSTAAFAKLEIDPISTVTMQRGDPLRGWFSDAGILVARPGDNDPARLAVTLKGGRGGANHSHADLGQFVVALHGRAPLLDPGSENYNSKTFTSARFTIPRIGSFGHAVPVVAGQYQLGGKRATTRIVRIDFTPDVDTYVLDLAGAYDAPGLTRLERAFTYTRTRAGRLVVDDTVEFSSPQTFGTALITMGTMKQESADTLLFIDGPARVRVKIESSVGSFTVTKQPVETNRPPAPTRVGIDFAQPVTRASLRCTITPVE; encoded by the coding sequence ATGAAACCAACCCGTCTCATTCTCTTTCTTGCAACTGCAACCGGCCTTATTGCTGCTTCCGCTCCCTCCGCCGACGTCACTCCATCCCCTGCGCGTATCGATGAAATTGCGACGCTTCTCCCCGCCGAACCCGGCTTCTGCGGCCCCCCGCGTCCGGATCGCGCCGCGTGGAAAGAATTCGCCACGCGCTTCGGCGGCCGGGTGATCCCGCCCGCGGACAAGGCCCGCCTCCAGCCTCCCCCGCTGCTCACCGACGAAGACCGGCTCGAATATTCCCGCACCGGCAAGCGCGGCGGCGACTACGCCAAAAACAGCGACCAGCGCCGCTATCGCCTGAAAATCTTCACCCTCGCCGAATGCGCCGTGGACGATGGCCGCTTTGTCCCCGCCATCACCGCCGAACTCGAGGCCATGCTGGCCGAAAAAACCTGGGTTGCGCCCGCCCACGACGGCAAGCTGCTCAACTATCGCGGCGAACTCGTCGACGTGGACCTGATGGCCGCCACCAATGCCGCCATGATCGGCACCTCCCTCGCACTCGTCGGCGACAAGCTTCCCGCCGACCTCGTCTCGCGAACCCGGGCCGAACTCCGCCGCCGCATCTTTGACCCCTACCTCAACCGCCTGCGCGATCCGGAAAACCGCCGGTGCTACTGGATCGCCGTCGACCACAACTGGAATGCCGTCTGCCACGCCGGTGTCGTCCTCGCCGCGCTCACCGCGCTGCCCGACCTGCGGCTGCGCGCCGAAATCGTGGCCGGTGCGGAAAAAAATCTTCCCCGGTACGTCCACGGATTTCCCGCCGACGGCTACTGCCTCGAAGGGCTCGGCTACTGGAATTACGGCTTCAGCCATTACGTAGCCCTCGCCGAAACCCTCCTTCGCCAGACGGCCGGCAAGGTCAACCTGTACGCCGATCCCCGAGTAAAGGAAATCGCCGCCTTTCCCGTCGATCTCGAAATGACGCCCGGGCTGTATCCCTATTTTGGCGACAGTCGCCTCGATGCCCAGCCGATGTGGTGGATCAACCGTCTCGCCAATCCGCGCCTCGGCCTTCCCCCGCCTGCGGCCGACAAGCTCGATCCGGCCGATCCCGGTCCCTTCCTCTACAGCGTCGGACTGACAGCCTTTCCGCTCCCGCCGAAGGATTCGACGGCCGCCTTCGCAAAACTCGAAATCGATCCGATTTCCACCGTGACGATGCAGCGCGGCGACCCGCTCCGCGGCTGGTTCTCCGATGCCGGCATCCTTGTTGCGCGCCCCGGCGACAACGATCCGGCCCGTCTCGCCGTCACGCTCAAGGGCGGCCGCGGCGGCGCCAATCACAGCCACGCCGACCTCGGCCAGTTTGTCGTCGCCCTCCACGGCCGCGCTCCGCTGCTCGATCCCGGTTCCGAAAATTACAACTCGAAGACCTTCACCAGCGCCCGGTTCACCATCCCCCGGATCGGCAGCTTCGGGCATGCCGTTCCGGTCGTTGCCGGCCAGTACCAGCTCGGCGGCAAACGCGCCACCACCCGCATCGTGCGCATCGACTTCACCCCTGACGTTGATACCTACGTGCTCGATCTTGCCGGCGCCTATGACGCTCCCGGCCTGACCAGACTCGAACGCGCCTTCACCTACACGCGCACCCGCGCGGGCCGGCTGGTCGTGGACGACACGGTGGAGTTTTCCTCTCCGCAAACCTTCGGCACCGCCCTGATCACGATGGGCACGATGAAACAGGAGTCAGCCGACACGCTTCTCTTCATCGACGGCCCGGCGCGTGTGCGGGTCAAAATCGAAAGCAGCGTCGGATCGTTCACCGTCACCAAGCAGCCGGTCGAAACCAACCGCCCGCCCGCCCCGACGCGTGTGGGCATCGATTTCGCCCAGCCGGTCACCCGGGCCTCGCTGCGCTGCACGATCACGCCCGTGGAGTGA
- a CDS encoding sugar ABC transporter substrate-binding protein, translated as MKRLVPLLGLALLVAAFATAALRIAARHRAAADSGVRVLRIGHWLIHAGMPEAFAEAIADYEKLHPGVRIEQNAVPIKTWFAWQRAQWTGGTTPDIMQLGKGTGLPEVGRYYTPLSPHLDEPNPYNTGTPLEGVPWRQTFIDGLNGSLSYFPALGETCGIPLQVSTFRLYYNRDLLRAVTGSDTPPRTLDGFLALAAQTRDYNRRRSTALVPLSVCGPYAQGLFDLLDASMTQSLMERSSPSRTLQVDAVELAESWLAGDWSLDSPEVRRSLELQARLFDLCQPGFLTLQREDAHFNFVTGRALFLYAGSWDYTGVMQEAAFDVGIARFPLPAAGEGHWGEYSLGPVSEATWMEAVFGIANTAPDPALALDFLRFLTSHRTAEKFAATSRRLSAVVDVPVAPELSILRPDLDGSFSGLPLRMAGLPGANALLRFQQNLHLLGATGEEPAPNADDSASRRVERFTQAVAPAWPAALHRDLDNARRRFLTSVRLGDSRLLFAALDPVAAPGDAALASVLESTIDLALSGGLIEEATPSSP; from the coding sequence GTGAAACGCCTCGTTCCTCTCCTTGGCCTCGCCCTTCTGGTCGCCGCCTTCGCCACGGCGGCGCTCCGCATCGCCGCCCGCCATCGCGCCGCCGCCGATTCCGGCGTGCGTGTCCTGCGCATCGGCCACTGGCTGATCCACGCCGGCATGCCCGAGGCCTTTGCCGAAGCCATTGCCGACTACGAAAAGCTCCATCCCGGCGTGCGCATCGAACAAAATGCCGTCCCGATAAAAACCTGGTTTGCCTGGCAGCGCGCCCAGTGGACCGGCGGCACCACGCCCGACATCATGCAGCTCGGCAAAGGCACCGGCCTGCCCGAAGTCGGCCGTTACTACACCCCGCTCTCCCCGCACCTCGACGAACCCAACCCGTACAATACCGGCACCCCGCTCGAAGGCGTTCCCTGGCGCCAGACGTTTATCGACGGCCTCAACGGCTCTCTCAGCTACTTCCCCGCTCTCGGCGAAACCTGCGGCATCCCGCTCCAGGTCTCCACCTTTCGCCTCTACTATAACCGTGACCTTCTCCGGGCCGTCACCGGTTCCGACACCCCGCCGCGCACGCTCGACGGGTTTCTCGCTCTGGCCGCGCAGACCCGCGACTACAACCGGCGCCGCTCCACCGCGCTCGTGCCGCTTTCGGTCTGCGGCCCCTATGCCCAGGGCCTCTTCGACCTGCTCGATGCCAGCATGACGCAGTCCCTCATGGAGCGCAGTTCCCCCTCGCGCACCCTGCAAGTTGACGCAGTCGAGCTCGCCGAAAGCTGGCTCGCCGGCGACTGGTCGCTCGATTCCCCGGAAGTCCGCCGTTCCCTCGAACTCCAGGCGCGCCTCTTCGATCTCTGCCAGCCCGGTTTCCTCACCCTTCAGCGCGAGGATGCCCACTTCAACTTCGTCACCGGCCGCGCGCTCTTTCTCTACGCCGGGAGCTGGGACTACACCGGCGTCATGCAGGAAGCGGCTTTCGATGTCGGCATCGCCCGCTTTCCGCTGCCCGCCGCGGGCGAGGGGCACTGGGGCGAATATTCCCTCGGACCCGTTTCCGAAGCCACCTGGATGGAGGCGGTTTTCGGCATCGCCAACACCGCGCCCGACCCCGCCCTCGCCCTCGATTTCCTGCGCTTTCTCACCAGCCACCGGACGGCGGAAAAATTCGCGGCCACCAGCCGCCGCCTTTCCGCCGTGGTCGACGTTCCCGTCGCCCCTGAACTTTCCATCCTCCGGCCCGATCTCGACGGCAGTTTTTCCGGTCTTCCGCTCCGCATGGCCGGCCTGCCCGGGGCCAATGCACTGCTCCGTTTCCAGCAAAACCTGCATCTCCTCGGCGCAACAGGCGAGGAGCCCGCTCCCAACGCCGATGACTCCGCCTCGCGTCGCGTCGAACGCTTCACGCAAGCCGTCGCGCCCGCCTGGCCCGCCGCGCTCCATCGCGATCTCGACAACGCCCGACGCCGTTTCCTCACCAGCGTCCGCCTCGGCGATTCCCGTCTGCTCTTCGCGGCGCTCGATCCCGTGGCCGCACCCGGCGACGCGGCTCTCGCGTCCGTCCTCGAAAGCACCATCGATCTCGCCCTCTCTGGCGGTCTCATCGAGGAAGCGACACCCTCCTCGCCCTGA
- a CDS encoding LacI family transcriptional regulator: MKSTPIPASGSASVSPGSTPSGSGESPSKPVPLRVIAEKAKVTRMTVSLALRGHPTIPPQTRKRIAGIAQKLGYRPDPEMSALMARLRTVARTRSESTLAVVTDPAWEQFPTYRDYFDGAKRRAEQLGYLLAEFSLNRKDMSEKRLSQILWARGIEGVLIFPLLFDPGEFRLQLDWEKFSVATIAFSVAKPEIHRSSSHHTQVVQEAFRQLHALGYRRIGLALPAHHDARTGHHWRAGFLCAQHLLADKGAQPVPPLITPRWDFETFAAWFREYHPDAVLGIDRPVTDWIGRCGARVPDDVGYASIDLTVAVGNNVSGMNQNSVEIGAAALDLVVSGVRQHERGVPKHPKIVMIGGFWQAGGTTRRKRR; encoded by the coding sequence ATGAAAAGCACCCCGATCCCTGCTTCCGGCTCCGCATCTGTTTCCCCGGGTTCCACCCCGTCCGGTTCGGGGGAATCGCCGTCAAAGCCCGTTCCGTTGCGCGTGATCGCGGAGAAGGCGAAGGTCACGCGCATGACGGTGTCGCTGGCGTTGCGCGGTCACCCTACGATCCCGCCGCAGACGCGCAAACGCATCGCGGGCATCGCGCAGAAACTGGGTTACCGGCCGGACCCGGAGATGTCGGCGCTGATGGCCCGGTTGCGCACCGTCGCGCGCACGCGCAGCGAATCTACCCTGGCAGTTGTAACCGATCCCGCGTGGGAACAATTTCCCACATATCGCGATTATTTCGACGGAGCCAAACGGCGGGCGGAGCAACTCGGCTACTTGCTGGCCGAATTCAGCCTCAACCGGAAGGACATGAGCGAAAAACGCCTGAGCCAGATCCTCTGGGCGCGCGGCATCGAAGGCGTGTTGATTTTTCCACTACTTTTCGACCCGGGAGAGTTCAGGCTGCAACTGGACTGGGAAAAATTCTCGGTGGCCACGATCGCGTTTTCCGTGGCGAAACCGGAAATCCACCGGAGCTCCTCGCACCACACCCAGGTGGTGCAGGAGGCATTCCGCCAGTTGCATGCGCTGGGTTATCGGCGGATCGGGCTGGCATTGCCGGCGCACCACGACGCGCGCACCGGGCACCATTGGCGGGCGGGGTTTTTGTGCGCGCAGCATCTGCTGGCGGACAAGGGAGCGCAACCCGTGCCTCCGCTGATCACGCCGCGCTGGGATTTCGAGACATTCGCCGCCTGGTTTCGCGAATATCATCCGGATGCCGTTCTGGGTATCGATCGTCCGGTGACGGACTGGATCGGACGTTGCGGCGCCCGGGTGCCGGACGATGTGGGTTACGCGAGTATCGATCTCACGGTGGCCGTTGGCAACAATGTCAGCGGCATGAACCAGAATTCGGTGGAAATCGGCGCGGCGGCGCTCGATTTGGTGGTGAGCGGCGTGCGCCAGCACGAACGAGGAGTCCCGAAGCACCCAAAGATCGTCATGATTGGAGGTTTTTGGCAGGCAGGCGGCACTACGCGCCGCAAGCGGCGGTAA
- a CDS encoding anchor protein, translating into MKQTVFPSHKIVPACTLVSVLAILAITTASAAFSPFSDDFSGTALNTDNWNSNVTSTASGSISVSESNLLASAGVASGSQRATIISRRSDFNPFEQSLALSFSGLSVGGTPGTGANVFYAMIGNTSAAGDGTGNSYYPTKSTSDGAGYLAVLVTHLDSGWQVSLRRSSAIVETFDITGIPVSLEWTVDATGDTPSWSLTLGGDARFSDNSVTKTGTYSSVTATMFTTAGSYLALGALNLGNVDTGTSIGLGSVDVSVKAIPEPATTTALLGLGCLAIVLGCCRRRRR; encoded by the coding sequence ATGAAACAAACCGTTTTCCCTTCGCACAAGATTGTGCCGGCCTGTACCCTCGTGTCGGTTCTCGCCATCCTGGCGATTACCACCGCATCCGCAGCATTCTCTCCATTCTCGGACGATTTTTCAGGGACTGCGCTGAATACCGACAACTGGAATTCCAATGTCACCAGCACAGCGAGCGGCTCGATATCGGTCAGCGAAAGCAACCTGCTCGCTTCCGCAGGTGTGGCCAGCGGCAGCCAGCGTGCCACGATCATTTCCAGGCGCTCCGACTTTAATCCGTTCGAGCAGTCGCTGGCTCTTTCGTTTTCGGGTCTCTCGGTTGGCGGCACGCCGGGCACAGGAGCCAACGTATTCTATGCGATGATCGGAAATACCAGCGCTGCGGGCGATGGAACGGGAAACAGCTATTATCCCACCAAGTCGACCAGCGACGGCGCCGGTTATCTCGCCGTGCTCGTCACCCATCTCGACAGCGGTTGGCAGGTGTCCCTTCGCCGCTCGTCGGCTATTGTCGAGACCTTCGACATCACCGGCATTCCTGTCTCGCTTGAATGGACAGTGGACGCCACCGGCGACACTCCCTCCTGGTCGTTGACCCTCGGCGGTGATGCAAGGTTTTCAGATAATTCGGTCACAAAGACAGGCACGTATTCCAGCGTCACCGCGACCATGTTTACCACTGCGGGATCTTATCTCGCGCTTGGAGCTCTCAATCTCGGCAATGTCGATACGGGGACGAGCATCGGTCTCGGTTCGGTGGATGTCTCCGTAAAAGCCATTCCCGAGCCCGCCACGACAACCGCGCTGCTCGGTCTCGGATGCCTCGCGATTGTTCTGGGTTGCTGCCGCCGGCGTCGTCGTTAA
- a CDS encoding phosphate ABC transporter substrate-binding protein: MSRPPYLGRSLLRLLLLLPLLYQVLLVGVFLGAGIAVDGHPAGLAALGGVAGLLFLFLCARSGMTLVLHSYPEKEDAPETAAADGGRPVREGVMPDRFFVRYQPVIVASLWTLPVALVALMFPPGESGSVFGTFVSLFTLAHLPSSILTIVVTMFSVPSPWMFLGPPLAIYAAYGLGMAWGFRRLRAPRTALRGQFVAGIVSVAFLLAIVWRMEVLTEGLVGGRPEDAWMPDRFYIENYRPHREGNRLVKVAKPTLTITENHPRLDGATAAYPVYAAAAQAIYKNLKDYEVEGRVVASTTPRAYTRLIEGKADLIFAAHPSPEQIAAAREKGLVFNLTPIGREAFVFFVHKDNPVETLSTDQIRAIYTKKIRNWREVGGRGKKIVPFQRPKGSGSQTAMEHKVMRGEPLPEPLREEFAQAMGGIIRRVASWRNTSEAIGYSFRVFATQMSPDRQIRLLRIDGVAPGPATIRTGEYPYTVDVFAVTVSPASPAGADGATGSVPSATAPNPHVQELVDWFLGPQGQRLIEETGYVGLAPVQ; this comes from the coding sequence ATGTCCAGACCCCCGTATCTTGGTCGTTCCCTGCTGAGGTTGCTCTTGCTCTTGCCGTTGCTGTACCAGGTTCTGCTGGTGGGCGTGTTCCTGGGCGCAGGTATCGCTGTGGATGGCCACCCGGCCGGCCTCGCCGCGCTCGGCGGCGTGGCGGGATTGCTGTTTCTCTTTTTGTGCGCGCGTTCGGGAATGACGCTGGTTCTGCATTCGTATCCGGAAAAAGAGGATGCTCCGGAAACCGCTGCCGCTGATGGAGGCAGGCCCGTCAGGGAGGGGGTGATGCCGGACCGTTTTTTTGTCCGCTACCAGCCGGTGATCGTTGCATCCTTGTGGACGCTGCCCGTCGCTCTGGTCGCATTGATGTTTCCGCCGGGTGAATCGGGTTCCGTGTTCGGAACGTTCGTCAGTCTTTTCACCCTGGCTCACCTGCCATCATCGATTCTGACCATCGTTGTCACGATGTTTTCCGTGCCGTCGCCCTGGATGTTTCTGGGGCCGCCCCTGGCGATTTACGCCGCTTACGGACTGGGGATGGCATGGGGCTTCCGGCGTTTGCGGGCTCCGCGCACCGCCCTGCGCGGACAATTCGTGGCCGGTATCGTGTCTGTCGCGTTCCTGCTGGCGATCGTATGGCGCATGGAGGTCCTGACAGAGGGCCTCGTCGGCGGACGTCCCGAAGACGCCTGGATGCCCGACCGGTTTTACATCGAAAACTACCGGCCTCATCGCGAAGGCAACCGGCTCGTCAAGGTTGCGAAGCCGACGCTGACGATCACGGAAAACCATCCCCGGCTCGATGGAGCCACGGCGGCGTATCCGGTTTACGCGGCTGCCGCCCAGGCCATCTACAAAAACCTCAAGGATTACGAGGTCGAGGGGCGGGTGGTTGCCTCAACGACTCCTCGTGCCTACACCCGGCTGATCGAGGGCAAGGCGGACCTCATTTTCGCGGCGCACCCGTCGCCGGAACAGATCGCCGCGGCCCGGGAAAAGGGACTCGTTTTCAACCTTACGCCGATCGGGCGGGAGGCATTTGTGTTTTTCGTCCACAAGGACAACCCGGTTGAAACGCTTTCCACGGACCAGATTCGCGCCATCTACACGAAAAAAATCCGCAACTGGCGCGAGGTGGGCGGGCGTGGCAAAAAGATCGTGCCTTTCCAGCGTCCGAAGGGCTCGGGCAGCCAGACGGCGATGGAGCACAAGGTCATGCGCGGGGAGCCGCTGCCCGAGCCGTTGCGCGAAGAATTCGCGCAAGCGATGGGCGGGATCATCCGGCGCGTGGCAAGCTGGCGCAACACGAGCGAGGCTATCGGTTATTCATTCCGCGTGTTTGCGACACAGATGAGTCCGGACCGCCAGATCCGGCTGCTCCGGATCGATGGCGTGGCACCCGGGCCGGCCACCATCCGCACCGGCGAGTACCCGTACACGGTCGATGTTTTTGCCGTGACGGTATCACCTGCGAGTCCCGCCGGAGCGGACGGCGCAACAGGCAGTGTGCCTTCGGCAACCGCGCCCAATCCGCACGTGCAGGAACTGGTCGACTGGTTCCTGGGTCCGCAGGGCCAGCGCCTGATCGAGGAAACGGGTTACGTCGGGCTGGCGCCCGTACAATAA
- a CDS encoding N-terminal cleavage protein, producing the protein MKTPRTSAAFTLIELLTVIAIIGILAAIIIPTVGKVRESAKRSKSLSNLRQIAVAINLHAGENRGKYPLQGGGAGFDSPLWPARLLPYLSPKVGTGKIYHDSTTVDMQNPVLLDPMVADGKHHSASDYGANASVIRSENDGAIDASTLAQPSRLVLVTPTAPNADLTKATWYLGRGYAGGTASQSPSDRGNPGTIMCGFADGHVATLKLADLATNEDKRQYFVPNP; encoded by the coding sequence ATGAAAACGCCCCGTACTTCCGCCGCCTTCACCCTGATCGAACTGCTCACGGTCATCGCGATCATCGGCATCCTTGCCGCCATTATCATCCCCACCGTCGGCAAGGTCCGCGAAAGCGCGAAACGCTCGAAAAGCCTCAGCAATCTCCGGCAGATCGCCGTGGCGATAAATCTCCATGCCGGGGAAAACCGCGGAAAATATCCGCTTCAGGGCGGCGGCGCCGGATTCGACTCCCCGCTGTGGCCTGCCCGTCTGTTGCCTTACCTGTCGCCAAAGGTCGGCACCGGCAAAATCTATCACGACAGCACCACCGTCGATATGCAGAATCCCGTGCTGCTCGACCCGATGGTGGCCGACGGCAAACATCACTCGGCGTCCGACTACGGCGCCAACGCCAGTGTTATCCGCTCGGAAAATGACGGCGCCATCGATGCTTCCACCCTCGCCCAACCATCGCGCCTGGTTCTCGTCACCCCGACCGCTCCCAACGCCGATCTGACCAAGGCGACCTGGTATCTCGGAAGGGGATACGCCGGCGGCACGGCTTCCCAGTCACCCAGCGACCGGGGCAACCCCGGCACTATCATGTGCGGTTTTGCCGATGGCCATGTCGCCACGCTGAAGCTCGCCGACCTTGCCACCAACGAGGACAAGCGACAGTATTTCGTTCCCAATCCCTGA
- a CDS encoding N-terminal cleavage protein: MHHPALSRSRFAGGFTLIELLVVIAIIGLLAGIIIPVVGRVRESARAAACVSVLRQYGVAFNMFAVENRDILPTGSSSPRWFDQLNPYMAAIANKPGRIMSARAGTCPSLAARFPEYAWYFAGSENRTEEDRRGYQYNRYLNRDSFMDVDKTVKYPPVPLSAILNPARTLLLWESIGVGAGSDDHSGYPNESYFHPKYRHRGKMNCLMVSGAVITRRGNYDSDETKTDTHIDYASGGINWAKGGEPFFFKP, translated from the coding sequence ATGCACCACCCCGCCTTATCCAGAAGCCGCTTTGCAGGAGGTTTCACGCTGATCGAACTCCTTGTCGTCATCGCCATCATCGGCCTTCTCGCCGGCATCATCATTCCCGTGGTCGGCCGGGTCCGCGAATCTGCCCGCGCCGCCGCCTGCGTCTCCGTCCTCCGCCAGTACGGCGTGGCGTTCAACATGTTCGCTGTTGAGAACAGAGATATATTGCCCACTGGCAGTAGCAGTCCTCGGTGGTTCGATCAGCTCAATCCATACATGGCTGCCATTGCGAACAAACCTGGTCGGATCATGTCGGCGCGTGCCGGCACATGCCCGAGTTTGGCGGCGCGGTTTCCGGAATATGCGTGGTATTTTGCCGGCAGCGAGAATCGCACCGAAGAAGATCGTCGCGGGTATCAGTACAATCGCTATCTGAACCGGGATTCCTTCATGGACGTCGATAAGACCGTGAAATATCCTCCCGTCCCGCTCTCCGCCATCCTCAACCCGGCACGAACCCTTTTGCTCTGGGAATCGATAGGCGTCGGTGCCGGTAGCGATGACCATTCGGGTTACCCCAATGAATCATACTTCCATCCCAAATACCGCCACCGCGGGAAAATGAACTGCCTCATGGTTTCCGGCGCTGTCATCACGCGGCGCGGCAACTACGACTCCGACGAAACGAAAACGGACACCCACATCGACTACGCTTCCGGTGGCATCAACTGGGCCAAGGGAGGCGAACCCTTTTTCTTCAAACCATGA
- a CDS encoding AraC family transcriptional regulator, which produces MTGSYKFKIIDDLDDFHTRWSRRFRERQIPVTAYHFPHERAGGPRHDHDYIEIQLCAGGTGWQESALGDRPFREGDAFVLHPGAWHRHHDNDDVDSYVCGFLEDLLHHELLWTLDNPRLNRLLWRASTQDHNGIVAIHLDPPALARCVAHFEALVAIGESEDPETNPDRLGHLILILSCLAQGMEPLRDEDRNGSGRGADVSAASGVVHVAVKRSVALVNENLAEPWTASELARRLNIDLSYLGRLFQAALGVSPMQYIAQARAKRAAHLLLRTPMPIADIAEDVGWPDPNYFARRFRAHFGITASEYRTRHLSPQS; this is translated from the coding sequence GTGACCGGATCGTACAAATTCAAAATCATCGATGATCTCGACGACTTCCACACGCGCTGGAGCCGGCGGTTTCGCGAACGCCAGATTCCGGTCACGGCCTATCATTTCCCGCACGAGAGGGCCGGCGGGCCGCGCCACGATCACGACTACATCGAAATCCAGCTTTGCGCCGGCGGCACCGGCTGGCAGGAATCCGCGCTCGGCGACCGGCCGTTTCGCGAAGGCGACGCCTTTGTCCTGCATCCGGGCGCGTGGCACCGCCACCACGACAACGACGACGTGGATTCTTACGTGTGCGGTTTTCTCGAGGACCTGCTCCACCACGAACTGCTCTGGACGCTCGACAATCCGCGCCTCAACCGGCTCCTCTGGCGCGCCTCCACGCAGGACCACAACGGCATCGTGGCGATTCACCTCGACCCGCCTGCGCTGGCGCGTTGCGTCGCGCATTTCGAGGCGCTCGTGGCCATCGGCGAAAGCGAAGATCCCGAAACCAATCCCGACCGCCTGGGACACCTCATCCTCATCCTTTCGTGCCTTGCGCAGGGGATGGAACCGCTTCGCGACGAAGACCGGAACGGCAGCGGGCGCGGCGCGGATGTTTCCGCGGCCTCCGGCGTCGTCCACGTGGCGGTCAAGCGCAGCGTGGCGCTGGTGAACGAAAACCTCGCCGAACCCTGGACGGCCTCCGAACTGGCGCGGCGGCTCAACATCGACCTGTCCTATCTCGGCCGGCTTTTCCAGGCGGCGCTCGGCGTATCACCGATGCAATACATCGCGCAGGCGCGGGCCAAGCGCGCGGCGCATCTGCTGCTGCGCACCCCGATGCCGATCGCCGACATCGCCGAGGATGTGGGCTGGCCGGACCCCAATTACTTCGCGCGCCGGTTCCGCGCCCACTTCGGTATCACGGCCTCCGAATACCGCACGCGGCATCTTTCGCCTCAATCATGA